A region from the Priestia filamentosa genome encodes:
- a CDS encoding DUF294 nucleotidyltransferase-like domain-containing protein codes for MQNEAQYKELKEWRSEHIQAYLTDNKKLNEFHDELMRKVFNKAFQTIKKQSGEPPCAFLWFVVGSAGRREQGVASDQDHGLVYETKSKKYETYFKSLGEELSFGLNEVGYPYCEGNVMSSNKVWRKSLEEWEEQLLGWMDSQSWESMRYLQIFYDARSLVGEEKYITTLKNKVHDFKKEHPTLLRRFLDNMMHVKKAVGPFGQIFVEDNGAHKDSIHIKNAAFMPYVNSVRLLSIKEGIHATSTLERLSELCSFPCYKELKSYYEDFERLLSYRVSLFKTSTTYDEVHYLNIKKLSKDEKKEVKHILKNGRKLHEYVQKIIKKGC; via the coding sequence GTGCAAAATGAAGCTCAGTACAAAGAACTAAAAGAATGGCGTTCTGAACACATTCAAGCTTATTTGACAGATAACAAGAAGTTAAATGAATTTCACGATGAGCTGATGAGAAAGGTGTTTAACAAAGCTTTTCAAACGATAAAAAAGCAAAGTGGTGAACCACCATGTGCTTTTTTATGGTTTGTAGTCGGAAGTGCTGGAAGGCGTGAACAAGGTGTTGCGAGTGATCAAGATCATGGACTTGTATATGAGACGAAAAGCAAAAAGTATGAAACATATTTTAAATCTCTTGGAGAAGAACTTTCATTTGGTTTAAATGAAGTTGGCTATCCTTATTGTGAAGGAAATGTAATGAGTTCAAATAAAGTATGGAGAAAATCGTTAGAGGAGTGGGAAGAACAGCTTCTAGGATGGATGGATTCACAAAGTTGGGAGAGTATGCGTTATTTGCAAATTTTTTATGATGCTCGCTCCCTTGTTGGAGAAGAGAAGTACATCACAACATTAAAAAACAAAGTGCATGATTTTAAAAAAGAACATCCCACATTATTAAGGCGTTTTTTAGATAATATGATGCATGTGAAAAAAGCGGTTGGTCCATTTGGGCAAATCTTTGTTGAAGATAATGGGGCACATAAAGACTCTATTCATATTAAAAATGCTGCTTTTATGCCATATGTAAACAGCGTTCGTCTTTTATCAATTAAGGAGGGTATTCATGCAACGTCAACTTTAGAAAGGCTCTCTGAACTTTGCTCGTTTCCTTGCTATAAAGAGCTGAAATCGTACTATGAGGATTTTGAACGACTGTTAAGCTATAGAGTCTCGCTTTTTAAAACATCCACAACATATGATGAAGTACATTACTTAAATATTAAAAAGTTGAGCAAAGATGAAAAAAAAGAAGTAAAGCACATTTTGAAGAATGGGAGAAAGCTACATGAATATGTACAAAAGATTATCAAAAAAGGATGTTAG
- a CDS encoding exonuclease domain-containing protein, whose amino-acid sequence MGFEPFIHFMREMHGKLNASIFGGAQGMSSQQIAYLRQLQRELDVERALNVPLCELDVVVLDLETTGFFPNKGDEILSIGAVKVEKGEMIEAKSFYSLVRYEGTLKKEIKEITGINEEMVKNAPSLSDVLIDFFSFAGDMPIVAHHANHEKNFLQHVSWKLFRSPLKHRIIDTSFLYRIADKKNDNKPLEEWCLDNNIVVENRHHALGDAKLTAKLWCTYVKKVQKSGCETLRDVYERIAAK is encoded by the coding sequence ATGGGGTTTGAGCCGTTTATTCATTTTATGAGGGAGATGCATGGTAAGCTAAACGCCAGTATTTTTGGTGGAGCTCAAGGGATGAGTTCTCAGCAAATCGCTTATTTGCGTCAGCTTCAACGTGAACTTGATGTAGAAAGAGCATTGAATGTACCTCTTTGTGAACTTGATGTCGTTGTGTTGGATTTAGAGACAACTGGTTTTTTTCCTAACAAAGGGGATGAAATTCTTTCTATTGGAGCTGTGAAAGTAGAAAAGGGAGAAATGATAGAAGCGAAATCATTTTATTCGCTTGTTCGATATGAAGGAACCTTAAAAAAAGAGATCAAAGAGATAACGGGAATTAATGAAGAAATGGTCAAAAATGCTCCTTCTCTATCAGATGTGCTCATTGACTTCTTTTCTTTTGCAGGAGATATGCCAATTGTTGCTCATCATGCAAATCATGAAAAGAATTTTTTGCAGCATGTAAGCTGGAAGCTATTTCGCTCACCTTTAAAACACCGAATTATTGATACTTCTTTTTTATATCGAATTGCTGATAAGAAAAATGATAATAAGCCACTTGAAGAATGGTGCCTTGATAATAACATCGTTGTAGAGAATCGCCATCATGCGCTTGGAGACGCGAAGCTTACAGCAAAGCTGTGGTGCACATATGTTAAAAAAGTTCAGAAATCAGGGTGTGAAACGCTAAGAGATGTATACGAGCGTATTGCAGCTAAATAG
- a CDS encoding APC family permease, which translates to MNYLALKKWLIGKPLKSNELGEQKLSKLKALAILSSDALSSVAYGPEQILIVLATVGVVAYWYSIPIAIGVLVLLMALILSYRQIIYSYPEGGGAYVVSKKNLGENPGLIAGGSLLVDYILTVSVSIAAGTDALTSAFPAIHDYKVLIACILVIVITLLNLRGVTESASVLAYPVYLFVIALLILIAVGLWNVATGQTPPVTHTAMGTAVPGVSLFLLLRAFSSGCSALTGVEAISNAVTNFKKPAAQNAVRTLSAMGIILAILFSGIIFLGYWYGISPKGNETVVSQIAAEVLGRNGLYYFVQGTTALILILAANTGFSAFPLLAVNLATDKYIPRMFTIRGDRLGYSNGIVTLGAASILLIVIFNGQTEKLIPLYAVGVFIPFTLSQTGMIAKWLKEKPKGWQGKMIINLVGALITFIVLIIFFTTKFTQVWAVLIFLPVMVLAFHRIKRHYEAVGEQLRISDDDQTTFALSGNVVIIPVAGMTKAVERSLSYANLIGDTIIAVHVAFDRKSEKVLEEKWKRVHPDIRLVTFYSQYRSLVRPLLRFIDIVREKSKDSNMAVTVLIPQFITSKSWHNMLHNQSSLLLKAHLLYRKNVIVTTLPFKFKK; encoded by the coding sequence ATGAACTATTTAGCTCTTAAAAAGTGGTTAATCGGAAAGCCTTTAAAATCAAACGAGCTTGGAGAGCAGAAGTTAAGTAAACTAAAAGCGCTTGCTATTCTCTCGTCTGATGCGCTATCTTCTGTTGCATACGGTCCTGAACAGATTTTAATTGTTCTTGCAACAGTTGGAGTTGTGGCATATTGGTATTCTATTCCAATCGCTATTGGAGTCCTTGTTTTACTAATGGCGCTTATTCTTTCTTACCGTCAAATTATTTATTCTTATCCTGAAGGTGGCGGAGCTTACGTTGTATCGAAAAAGAACTTAGGAGAAAATCCTGGACTTATTGCAGGTGGCTCACTTTTAGTTGACTATATTTTAACCGTTTCAGTAAGTATTGCAGCTGGAACAGACGCCCTTACATCGGCTTTTCCTGCCATTCACGATTATAAAGTACTTATCGCTTGTATACTCGTTATTGTTATTACTCTTTTAAATTTACGAGGTGTGACAGAATCGGCGTCTGTCCTTGCTTATCCTGTGTACCTCTTTGTAATTGCTCTTTTAATCTTAATTGCAGTTGGTCTTTGGAATGTTGCAACAGGGCAAACTCCACCTGTTACACATACAGCAATGGGTACAGCCGTTCCGGGAGTTAGCTTATTTCTTCTATTACGAGCTTTTTCATCAGGATGCTCAGCTCTTACAGGAGTTGAAGCTATCTCAAATGCTGTAACAAACTTTAAAAAACCTGCTGCTCAAAATGCAGTCAGAACGCTTAGCGCAATGGGAATCATTTTGGCAATCCTTTTTTCAGGAATTATTTTTTTAGGCTATTGGTATGGCATTTCTCCAAAAGGAAATGAAACAGTTGTCTCCCAAATCGCAGCTGAAGTTTTGGGAAGAAACGGATTATACTATTTCGTTCAGGGAACGACAGCCTTGATTCTAATTCTTGCAGCAAATACAGGATTCTCAGCCTTTCCTCTTCTAGCTGTTAATCTTGCAACAGACAAATATATTCCGCGGATGTTCACTATTCGTGGAGACCGATTAGGTTATTCAAATGGAATTGTGACTCTTGGTGCTGCTTCTATTTTGCTTATTGTTATTTTCAATGGCCAGACGGAAAAACTTATTCCGCTCTATGCTGTTGGTGTATTTATCCCTTTTACACTTTCACAAACAGGAATGATTGCAAAGTGGCTGAAAGAAAAGCCTAAAGGATGGCAAGGAAAAATGATTATTAACCTAGTCGGCGCTCTTATTACATTTATTGTACTCATTATTTTCTTTACAACAAAGTTCACTCAAGTATGGGCAGTACTCATTTTCTTACCAGTTATGGTTCTAGCTTTTCATCGTATTAAACGTCATTATGAAGCAGTTGGTGAACAGCTTCGCATTTCAGATGACGATCAAACCACATTTGCTTTATCAGGAAATGTAGTGATCATTCCTGTCGCAGGAATGACGAAAGCTGTAGAACGTTCATTAAGTTATGCAAACCTTATCGGAGATACCATTATTGCTGTTCACGTTGCTTTTGATCGCAAAAGTGAAAAAGTACTTGAAGAAAAATGGAAAAGAGTACATCCAGACATTCGACTTGTTACGTTTTATTCTCAATATAGAAGCCTTGTCCGTCCGCTTCTGCGGTTCATCGACATTGTGCGAGAAAAATCAAAAGATAGCAATATGGCAGTAACAGTCCTCATTCCACAGTTTATTACAAGCAAAAGCTGGCATAATATGCTTCACAATCAGTCAAGTTTATTGTTAAAAGCACATTTGCTTTATCGAAAAAACGTTATTGTAACAACTCTTCCATTCAAATTTAAGAAATAA
- a CDS encoding YdhK family protein produces the protein MYKKLGLIGLAASISLSGCSEKSDSKATEETTMQNENQHKEEHSGTEKVPEDLQKEKHPHFKIGSEAIITSGHMEGMKGAQATIEGAYNTVAYVVSYKPTTGGKTVKNHKWVIQEEIKNAGNETIEKGDKVILEANHMKGMKGAEATIVSAKETTVYTVSYTSKTSGKEVKNHKWVTEDELEEIK, from the coding sequence ATGTATAAAAAGCTTGGTTTGATAGGATTAGCAGCTAGTATAAGTCTTAGCGGATGTAGTGAGAAAAGTGACTCAAAGGCTACAGAAGAGACAACAATGCAGAATGAAAATCAGCATAAAGAAGAGCATAGTGGAACCGAGAAAGTCCCTGAAGATTTACAAAAGGAAAAACACCCTCATTTTAAAATTGGAAGCGAAGCTATTATTACATCAGGTCATATGGAAGGAATGAAAGGAGCACAAGCAACTATTGAAGGGGCCTATAACACAGTAGCTTATGTTGTCTCATATAAGCCAACAACAGGAGGGAAGACGGTCAAAAATCATAAATGGGTGATTCAAGAAGAGATAAAAAATGCAGGAAACGAAACAATAGAAAAAGGAGATAAAGTTATTCTTGAAGCAAACCATATGAAAGGGATGAAGGGAGCAGAGGCAACGATTGTGTCCGCTAAGGAAACGACAGTTTATACGGTAAGCTATACATCAAAAACATCAGGAAAAGAAGTGAAAAATCACAAATGGGTAACAGAAGATGAGCTAGAAGAAATAAAATGA
- a CDS encoding MFS transporter codes for MSRFSASRNIILTVFMISTFAIGMTEYVVTGLLTQFAEDLHVNVSTTGLLLSVYAISVAIFGPLLRIATIRLPSKPLLLGLMGLFIISNIIAATAPNFQVLVLSRLLSAVMHAPFFGLCMSIAFTLSTPEKGTRAIAAVQGGLTIAIMLGVPFGSYLGGIFDWRYVFWFVALLGFISLIGLILVVPNQKVGVTPNLRSELKIFKNRNVLLVLAIIVFGFSGVFTAYTFTEPMLTQIAGFNVTNITIGLFVFGVGAVIGTFASGKIPPHLLTERLMMVLIGLAAVLALFTFLIPFKFVAFVMCFLFGAGTFGTTPILNAKIILAGKEAPSLSGTIAASIFNLANSIGATLSTVFLNVGASFTLITLIASGMILFGLVLTFVTHKVEDKSLFAPQNS; via the coding sequence ATGAGCAGATTCTCTGCTTCCCGAAATATTATTTTAACTGTATTTATGATTTCAACATTCGCTATTGGAATGACTGAATATGTTGTAACAGGTCTTTTAACTCAATTTGCTGAGGATTTACATGTGAATGTTTCTACAACTGGACTTCTTTTAAGCGTTTATGCAATAAGCGTTGCAATATTCGGTCCTCTCTTGCGAATTGCAACAATCAGATTACCATCAAAGCCTCTTCTTCTTGGTCTAATGGGCTTGTTTATTATAAGTAATATTATCGCAGCTACGGCACCAAACTTTCAGGTGCTTGTCTTATCTCGTTTGTTATCTGCTGTTATGCATGCTCCTTTCTTTGGTTTATGTATGAGCATTGCTTTTACGCTTTCAACACCTGAGAAAGGAACGCGAGCAATTGCAGCTGTACAAGGCGGACTAACAATTGCTATTATGTTGGGTGTTCCGTTTGGATCTTATCTTGGTGGGATTTTTGACTGGCGCTATGTGTTTTGGTTTGTAGCATTGTTAGGCTTTATTTCACTTATTGGTCTTATTCTTGTTGTTCCAAATCAAAAGGTTGGTGTTACCCCTAATTTGCGTTCAGAGCTGAAAATATTCAAAAATCGGAATGTATTACTTGTGCTTGCTATTATTGTTTTCGGTTTTTCAGGTGTTTTTACAGCATATACATTTACAGAACCAATGCTTACGCAAATTGCGGGTTTTAACGTAACGAATATTACAATTGGTCTTTTTGTTTTTGGGGTTGGTGCTGTTATTGGCACTTTTGCATCTGGCAAAATCCCTCCACATCTTTTAACAGAAAGACTAATGATGGTTCTTATTGGATTAGCAGCCGTTCTTGCTTTGTTTACTTTCCTTATTCCATTTAAATTTGTAGCCTTTGTCATGTGCTTTTTATTTGGGGCTGGAACCTTTGGTACAACACCAATTTTAAATGCTAAGATTATTTTAGCTGGAAAGGAAGCTCCATCACTTTCAGGGACGATTGCCGCTTCTATTTTTAATTTAGCTAATTCAATTGGTGCAACTCTAAGCACAGTCTTTTTAAATGTTGGAGCAAGTTTTACCCTTATTACATTAATTGCTTCAGGAATGATTTTATTTGGCTTGGTTTTAACCTTTGTGACCCACAAAGTTGAAGACAAATCTCTTTTTGCTCCTCAAAACAGCTAA
- a CDS encoding PepSY-associated TM helix domain-containing protein encodes MTSDDKTSHRDEHPIAKTSSSSLYKTIWRWHFYAGLIFTPFLLILAITGGIYLFKPQIENFLYQDLYEVENEEGNIPPSKQIEAVTSKYVDAHVYKYRPSDSPTRSSEVGVHIEDGTYTIFVNPHNGEVIGQLNDKDRLMDNIEKFHGELMVGTIGDRIVELAACWGVVLVVTGIYLWWPRRKTKFWGVVLPRFSKEKKVLTRDLHAVPAFWISAGLLFLIFTGLPWSGLWGNTFQQITTNAGLGYPPSVWVGDAPKSDVQTKEIADVPWAAETMKVPLSTSKDLLPLSIDDVIKVANEQNVTKGYNVIFPQTDDGVYTLSLFPPKAQDEVTMHIDQYTGAVLADYRYDSYKRLGKMIAFGITIHKGTQFGLMNQLIGLLVCLGISGIVLSGFYLWSKRKPKSKLGAPKAAENPKQMKILSFIIIIMGILFPLVGISIIVVLLFDFFVVKRVPQLKRFLNA; translated from the coding sequence ATGACATCAGATGATAAAACTTCACACCGGGATGAACATCCCATAGCAAAAACTTCATCTTCCTCCCTTTATAAGACAATTTGGAGATGGCACTTTTATGCGGGGTTAATTTTTACTCCTTTTCTTCTTATATTAGCAATAACAGGAGGAATCTATTTATTCAAACCTCAGATTGAGAACTTTTTGTATCAAGATTTATATGAAGTAGAAAATGAAGAGGGGAACATCCCGCCTTCAAAACAAATTGAAGCTGTAACGTCAAAATATGTAGATGCTCATGTATATAAATATCGCCCAAGTGATTCACCTACTCGTTCATCAGAAGTAGGCGTTCATATAGAAGATGGAACGTATACTATTTTTGTGAATCCACATAATGGAGAAGTTATTGGACAATTAAATGATAAAGACCGCCTTATGGATAATATCGAAAAATTCCATGGAGAGCTTATGGTAGGTACGATAGGAGATCGCATTGTTGAACTTGCTGCATGTTGGGGGGTTGTGCTCGTTGTAACAGGTATTTACTTATGGTGGCCACGTAGAAAAACGAAGTTTTGGGGCGTTGTACTGCCACGTTTTTCGAAGGAGAAGAAAGTTCTTACGAGAGATTTACATGCAGTACCTGCCTTTTGGATTTCAGCAGGCTTACTGTTTCTTATTTTTACAGGTCTTCCGTGGTCTGGCTTGTGGGGGAATACGTTTCAGCAGATTACAACAAATGCAGGACTTGGATATCCGCCTTCTGTTTGGGTTGGTGACGCACCGAAGTCTGATGTACAAACAAAAGAAATTGCAGATGTACCTTGGGCAGCTGAAACAATGAAGGTTCCTCTTTCAACATCAAAAGACCTTTTGCCACTTTCAATTGATGATGTAATAAAAGTAGCCAATGAGCAAAATGTTACAAAAGGATACAACGTTATATTTCCGCAAACAGATGATGGGGTATATACGCTTTCATTATTTCCACCTAAAGCACAGGATGAAGTGACAATGCATATTGATCAATATACAGGAGCCGTACTTGCTGATTATCGATATGATAGCTATAAACGATTAGGTAAAATGATCGCTTTTGGTATTACAATTCATAAAGGAACACAGTTTGGTCTTATGAATCAGCTTATAGGACTTCTTGTTTGTTTAGGAATTTCAGGCATTGTATTAAGCGGCTTTTATCTTTGGTCGAAACGTAAGCCAAAAAGTAAGCTTGGGGCTCCAAAAGCAGCTGAAAATCCAAAGCAAATGAAAATTTTATCTTTTATCATTATTATAATGGGAATTTTGTTTCCGCTTGTGGGCATTTCAATTATTGTTGTACTTCTATTTGATTTCTTCGTGGTCAAGAGAGTACCACAATTAAAAAGATTCCTAAACGCTTAG
- a CDS encoding FixH family protein yields MKKFFYLFSSFVIILLLSACSVDSDAAKLYRQSEKLKAVIMTPETMNPDEAVGLEVEVTKEDKKVEELERMNVEIWKKGNEGNKKVIEGQRTAKGTYEVVNTFSEDGIYYVKADVRTKNLHIMPTRQMIVGELSEEDAKLLEPEKEKEHNHHSHH; encoded by the coding sequence ATGAAAAAATTTTTTTATCTCTTTTCGAGCTTTGTTATTATACTTTTGCTTTCAGCTTGTAGTGTTGATTCTGATGCGGCTAAATTGTATCGTCAGTCAGAAAAACTTAAAGCAGTTATTATGACTCCTGAAACTATGAATCCGGATGAGGCAGTAGGCTTAGAAGTGGAAGTAACAAAGGAAGATAAGAAAGTAGAAGAGCTGGAAAGAATGAATGTTGAAATATGGAAAAAGGGAAATGAAGGGAATAAAAAAGTGATAGAAGGACAAAGAACAGCGAAAGGAACATATGAGGTAGTAAACACATTTAGTGAAGATGGAATCTACTACGTTAAAGCAGATGTTCGAACAAAGAACCTTCATATTATGCCAACAAGACAGATGATTGTTGGAGAACTCTCAGAAGAGGACGCAAAATTATTAGAACCAGAAAAAGAGAAAGAACATAATCACCATTCACATCATTAA
- a CDS encoding LysR family transcriptional regulator has protein sequence MDLLQLRYFQTVAKYEHMTKAAKSLYISQPSLSKTIRTLEKELGVDLFLRKGKSIKLSTAGKVYLEHVEKALYSLEQGKKALQGLQPHVFGTLRFSMLVGSPILPELLQKFSEIHPKVEFHISQNIDGREVPNSFDICLSSSLINLKNVESTRLFTERIMLGVPKSHHLAQKETVSLQEIKNERFILLNENKNLRKTAQSICELAGFSPTISYESDNPSTVRDLINAGLGVSFIPSITWHKVLNSSVVLLPIEEAFSERNIYLSLPKEKQHSNVSLSFQTFLIDFFSNLTSSKDFKDI, from the coding sequence ATGGATTTATTACAGCTTCGCTATTTTCAAACAGTAGCTAAATATGAACATATGACAAAAGCAGCAAAGTCTTTATATATTTCACAGCCTTCCTTAAGTAAAACGATTCGCACGCTCGAAAAAGAACTTGGTGTTGATCTTTTTTTGCGCAAAGGAAAAAGTATTAAGTTAAGTACGGCTGGAAAAGTGTACTTAGAGCATGTGGAAAAAGCCCTTTATTCTTTAGAACAGGGGAAAAAAGCGCTGCAAGGGTTACAGCCACATGTCTTTGGAACATTACGTTTCTCTATGCTTGTTGGTTCTCCTATTCTTCCTGAACTTCTTCAAAAGTTTAGTGAAATTCACCCTAAAGTGGAATTTCATATTAGTCAAAATATTGATGGTAGGGAAGTACCGAACTCCTTTGATATTTGTCTCTCTTCTTCTCTTATCAATTTAAAAAATGTAGAAAGTACTCGGCTTTTTACAGAACGAATTATGTTAGGCGTACCAAAAAGTCATCACCTTGCTCAAAAAGAAACGGTTTCCTTGCAGGAGATAAAAAATGAGCGCTTTATTTTACTAAATGAAAATAAAAATTTACGCAAAACGGCTCAGTCCATTTGTGAGCTCGCTGGCTTCTCGCCCACCATCTCTTATGAAAGCGACAATCCGTCAACAGTAAGAGATCTTATTAATGCAGGGCTTGGTGTTTCATTTATTCCCTCTATTACATGGCATAAAGTATTGAATTCAAGCGTCGTGTTATTACCAATAGAAGAGGCTTTTTCAGAACGAAACATTTACCTTTCGCTTCCTAAGGAAAAGCAGCATTCGAACGTTTCGTTGTCCTTCCAAACTTTCTTAATTGATTTTTTTTCAAATCTTACATCTTCAAAAGACTTTAAAGATATATAA
- a CDS encoding ACP S-malonyltransferase: protein MNKIAFLFPGQGTQYEGMLDDLPQTTLTSSLLERAQNRLDYDPLLLDDKEYINTSVGTQLSLFIKGVILEAHLEEEKIYPHVVAGHSIGSFAAAIAAKVLSFEDGLYVVKKRAELMDNVGGKEYGMGVVVGLNKEKLVYIVESIHNETTPVYIANENAEDQYTVSGKRIGIEVLLEKARKQGASKAKFLNMTVPSHCPLMDDVGKTLFEELEKCTISDPTVPFIGNKNARPLQTGSAVKEDLAFNVSHPVLWYNCSTIMKELGVKLFVEMAPGHVLVDLIKRKFPEGHFFPLSSFSLDDVRFLVQKYKSK from the coding sequence ATGAACAAAATAGCTTTTCTTTTTCCAGGGCAAGGAACGCAGTATGAAGGGATGCTTGATGATCTCCCCCAAACAACTCTTACTTCCTCACTTCTTGAGAGAGCTCAAAATCGGTTGGATTACGATCCTCTTTTACTTGATGATAAAGAGTACATTAATACATCTGTTGGTACTCAGCTTAGCTTGTTTATAAAAGGCGTTATTTTAGAAGCTCATCTTGAGGAGGAAAAAATTTATCCACACGTTGTTGCAGGGCATTCAATAGGAAGTTTCGCTGCAGCTATAGCGGCAAAAGTCCTATCTTTTGAAGATGGACTTTACGTCGTGAAAAAACGTGCTGAATTAATGGATAACGTTGGCGGAAAAGAATATGGCATGGGCGTTGTTGTTGGGCTGAACAAGGAAAAGTTAGTTTACATTGTGGAGTCTATTCATAATGAAACAACGCCTGTTTATATAGCTAATGAAAATGCGGAAGATCAGTATACTGTTTCAGGAAAGCGGATAGGTATAGAAGTTTTGTTAGAAAAAGCAAGAAAACAGGGAGCCTCAAAAGCAAAATTTTTAAACATGACAGTTCCTTCACACTGTCCACTTATGGACGACGTAGGGAAAACGCTTTTTGAGGAACTTGAAAAATGTACAATTTCAGATCCTACTGTTCCTTTTATCGGAAATAAAAATGCTCGCCCACTTCAAACAGGCTCAGCTGTTAAGGAAGACTTAGCTTTTAACGTTTCTCATCCTGTTTTATGGTATAACTGTTCCACTATTATGAAGGAACTTGGTGTGAAACTATTTGTTGAAATGGCTCCTGGTCATGTTCTAGTAGATCTTATCAAACGTAAATTCCCAGAAGGACATTTTTTTCCTCTTTCATCCTTTTCATTAGATGATGTCCGGTTTTTAGTACAGAAATACAAAAGTAAATAA
- the mdcA gene encoding malonate decarboxylase subunit alpha gives MNNRSWTTKRDEKRKKLASVQHLVKGKIIDAKNMKEALECLISSGDRVVLEGDNQKQASFLSEALNSVDPKKIHDLHMIMSSISRPDHLTLFEKGIGSKIDFSYAGPQSLRVAQMIEDGMLKMGEIHTYLELYGRLFVDLIPKVALVAAEKADEKGNLYTGSNTEETPTIIEAASFKDGIVIVQVNEIVEELPRVDIPSDWVDFVVQSPEPYQLEALFTRDPSGITELQILMGMMAIRGIYEKHNVQSLNHGIGFNTAAIELLLPTYGESLGLKGKIAKHWTLNPHPTLIPAIESGWVESIHSFGGEVGMERYTAARPDVFFTGKDGKMRSNRALCQVAGQYAVDMFVGSTLQMDYYGNSSTVTSGRLSGFGGAPNMGHNPHGRRHSTPAWLDMITTNSSMERGKKLVVQMFETYGQGNSPVFVESLDAIKVRDEADLATTPVMIYGDDVTHVVTEEGVAYLYKAEGLEERRQALSAIAGVTKLGREQSPKEMRKLRDRGLVALPEDLKVKRTEAKRSLLAAKNVRELVQWSDGLYDPPEKFKNW, from the coding sequence ATGAATAATCGTTCATGGACGACAAAACGAGATGAGAAAAGAAAAAAGCTAGCGTCTGTACAACATCTTGTAAAAGGTAAAATTATTGACGCCAAAAATATGAAAGAAGCCCTTGAGTGTCTTATTTCAAGCGGTGATAGAGTTGTGCTTGAAGGTGATAATCAAAAGCAGGCATCATTTCTTTCAGAAGCTTTAAATAGTGTGGATCCGAAAAAAATTCATGATCTTCACATGATTATGTCAAGTATTTCAAGGCCTGATCATTTAACTCTTTTTGAAAAAGGAATTGGAAGTAAAATTGATTTTTCCTATGCTGGCCCACAGAGTCTACGCGTTGCGCAAATGATTGAAGACGGTATGTTGAAAATGGGGGAAATTCACACATACTTAGAACTTTACGGACGTTTGTTTGTTGATTTAATTCCAAAAGTTGCTCTTGTAGCAGCTGAGAAAGCAGATGAAAAAGGGAATTTGTATACAGGAAGCAATACAGAAGAAACGCCAACAATTATTGAAGCAGCCTCTTTTAAAGATGGAATTGTTATTGTTCAAGTAAATGAAATTGTCGAAGAACTTCCACGCGTTGATATTCCTTCTGATTGGGTGGATTTTGTTGTACAGTCTCCAGAACCTTATCAGCTTGAGGCCTTATTTACACGAGATCCTTCTGGCATAACTGAACTCCAAATTTTAATGGGGATGATGGCCATTCGCGGTATTTACGAAAAGCATAATGTACAAAGCTTAAATCATGGGATTGGATTTAATACAGCCGCAATAGAGCTTCTTTTGCCAACGTATGGAGAATCTTTAGGACTAAAGGGGAAAATAGCGAAGCATTGGACGCTTAATCCACATCCAACACTCATTCCCGCAATTGAGAGCGGCTGGGTTGAAAGCATCCATAGCTTCGGCGGGGAAGTTGGAATGGAGAGATATACAGCAGCACGTCCTGATGTTTTCTTTACAGGGAAAGATGGAAAAATGCGTTCGAACCGTGCTCTTTGTCAGGTTGCGGGGCAGTATGCAGTAGATATGTTCGTTGGTTCTACATTGCAAATGGATTATTACGGAAACTCTTCTACAGTCACTTCAGGACGCTTATCAGGGTTTGGAGGTGCACCAAACATGGGGCATAATCCACATGGGCGCAGGCATTCCACTCCAGCTTGGTTAGATATGATTACAACAAACTCAAGTATGGAAAGAGGGAAAAAGCTTGTTGTGCAAATGTTTGAAACATATGGACAAGGAAACTCCCCTGTTTTTGTGGAATCATTAGATGCTATTAAAGTGCGTGATGAAGCAGATCTAGCAACAACTCCTGTGATGATCTACGGAGATGATGTTACACATGTTGTAACGGAAGAAGGAGTTGCGTATCTTTATAAAGCTGAAGGACTTGAAGAAAGAAGACAGGCTCTTTCGGCAATTGCTGGAGTAACAAAGCTCGGACGCGAACAAAGCCCAAAAGAAATGAGAAAGCTGCGCGATAGAGGACTTGTCGCATTACCGGAAGATTTAAAAGTGAAACGAACAGAAGCTAAGCGTTCCCTGCTTGCAGCTAAGAATGTGCGTGAATTGGTTCAATGGTCAGACGGTCTTTACGATCCGCCCGAAAAATTTAAGAACTGGTGA